The sequence GCCACACAAATTTATTTATCCTGCACAAAACCATGTTACTGTCTGGAGTCATGGCATGCATAAAGAGGAACTGATCAATCTTCACAAAATGCTCGCTGAAGTCAAGGAGTATTTTGAAGAGATCAATCCTGAACTGAAATTTTCCCAATACACTTCATTAAAAATTACTCCTTCCCAGCAGCACAAGAGCAAAATGGAGCACAAGTACGCGATATTTGTACTAGGTACGGAAATTGCCAATGCGATGAAGGAAGTTGATTATACCTCCTCAAGCCGGATATCAGCACGCATGAAAGAACTTGCTGATAAGACGCTCAAAGAGATGGATGACGCTTAATTTTTAGTGCTTTTTTTACGTGCGATTTTATAGTGACCTGCGGAGACCATTCGCCATTTGTCGTTATCATACTGTGAAGAAATGTTAAAATCCCATCCCGGCGGATTATCGCACATGCAGTACTTCACGGATACCGAGAAATCTATCGATCTCAGGGAAGTAAACCAGGCGATTGAGACTGCATTTGCCGATCACGGGAGAGGTCGTGTCCAGATGCCCCCGAAAGTATACGTTACTCTTCCGGAAGGGGATTTCCGGACAATGCCTGCCTATCTCCCGTCTCTCTCTCTTGCCGGGGTAAAGATAGTCAATGTTCATACCGGAAATCCGTCACGCGGACTTCCGACTGTGATGGCCCTTACGGTGATTCTCGATATCGCAACCGGTGAGCCGGTCGCTATTCTCAATGCCACAAAACTCACCAATATGCGTACCGGTGCCGCGGGTGCAGTTGCAGCAAAATACCTGTCTCCCAAAAAGGAGATTGTCCTGGGTCTTATCGGTACCGGCAGGCAGGCTGAAGCACAATACCGTGCAATCTCCAAGGAGCTCGATATCAGTGAGATAAAATGCTGGAGCCGGAATTCCCTGCACGCGGAAAAATTTGCACAGTCAATCACTGATTATGCTGCACGCAGCGTATCGGTGGAAAAAGCCTGTGACTGTGATGTTCTTGTCACTACAACTCCCTCACGCGAACCGGTTATCAAGAGCGAGTGGGTGAAGGATGGAACCCATATCAATGCTATCGGTGCTGACGCACCGGGCAAACAGGAACTCGATCCTCTCCTGCTCAAACGAGGGCGGGTTTTTGTCGATGATATGGTCCAGGCCGTTCATTCCGGGGAAGTAAATGTTCCCATCAGCCGGGGAATTTTCTCTCCGGAAGAAATCGCAGGCACCCTGGGTGAAGTGGTTATCGGGAAGAAACAACGTGAGCGTCCGGACCAGATCACCCTATTCGATTCCACAGGTCTTGCAATCCAGGACCTTGCAATCGCGGCCATCGCAATGCGTAATGGAACGGTAATTGATCTCCCGTTTCTCTGATACTAAAAAAATAAGAAAATTTTATTCTTCAGGTTTTTTCGCGTATTTCTTCCAGACCTGTTCGCGATAGACCGGTCCACTGTTATAGGTGCAGAAGGGGATAAGTGTCCCATCGGGAGTTGCATAATGGATGCAGCACCGCTGGACCCGTTCGATATCATAATTGTACCGGTCCATAAAATGCATGGTACCGATGAACAGTGCGTTCCAGTGGAATTCCCGGAGTGCATCGAAGTTCTGCCCGATCAATGTCTTGCCGATAATCTTCCAGAACTCTGCCGTGCTGCCATTTTCTCCTTTCTGCACGGAGTCGTGCATGTTTTTGACCCCTTCGAGAAGTGCCTTGTATTTATTGATGGTACCGCCTTTCTTGATTGTCTCAGCCATCTGTCCGATGGATTCGAAAAAGCTTTCCACATCAACCATGCGGTTCACCGGAATAATGCCTGCTTCCTGCACAAAGACATAGGTTGCGGCACCACAGTGGGGGTGAGCAGTGAAACGTACCTGTGGTTTACCCGTGTACGCTTCAACCAGATCTGAAAACGGGAGCACACAGGGAATGGGATAAAAATCGTCTTTTTTGATGATACCCTGTGTCTGTTCTTCAATATCGGCCAGAACTTCAGGGATAGTAATGCGGGATTTCCTGATATCGTCATCACTTGCAGCACCGGTAAATGCAACCGGCTGGAAATTGACACCCCGGATAACCGATATGTTGTCAACAGCAAACCTGATAATATCGCCAATCTCATGATCGTTTTTGCCGCGTATAACCGTAGGTACCAGCACGATACCAAGTTTTACCCGCTTCAAATTCTCGACCGCTTTTAAATGAATTGCCAAAAATGGATTTGTTTTTTGGGTAACGCCGTCGAAATGCAGGTATACCGTGTTAAGCCCTGCATCCTTGAGTTCCTTTGCATATTCCGGTTCTTTCGCGAGTCGCACACCATTGGAAGCGATCTGGACCTGGGGAAAGCCAATCTCTCTTGCTTTCCTGATGATCTTCGCCAGATCATTTCTCATGGTTGGTTCTCCCCCGGAAAACTGGACTGCTGGGGCTGGGACCGGCTTCTGGTCTCTTAACATTACCAGCATCTTTACGATCTCATCAAAATCGGGTTCATAGATAAATCCGCAGGCGCGGGCATTTGCAAAACAGAATTCACAGTCCAGATTGCAACGGTTGGTGAGATCAATATTGGCCAGCAGGGTCTGGGAATGATGATTGTTACACAATCCACAGGATGATGGGCAGTTTTCAGAAGGTGCTGTATGCTGGGGATTTGCAACTCCGGTTCCTATGGCATTATACTTATCAAACCGGTGATACATCACAGGATCAGACCAGTAGATATTCCTGAACTTCCCGTGCTCCTTGCACGTTGAAACCAGCCAGATCTTTCCCTCATCTTCTACGATCTCTGCATCAACAACGATATTGCATATGGGGCAAAGACTTCGGGTCTTTTTTATTATCATTAATGTCCACCCGGTACTCACGTAACCAGATATCCCATTGTGAGTTACCTTAATGTTTTTATCTGCTCTTTATTAGAGGTATTGGGAGTGCATCACTATTAGCATCGATTTCTTCATAATACCGTTGCTTTCAGCGGTCTGGATTATGCTTCCTGCGTATATCCCTAATCCGATCGCCGCTCTTCTTGGAGGAGGCACTCCAGTTGATTTTGGAAGGAATTACTCTGATGGACGCAGGATATTTGGGGATGGTAAAACGTTCCGTGGCCTGTTTTTTGGCGTGCTTGCCGGTATAATCACGGGTTTGCTGCTCATGTGGCTCTCTGCGACATATCCCTTAACATTCCTGCCACAACACACCCTGGCATCGATATCACTTCTTGCTCTTGGGGCGTTGTTAGGTGATCTGGGTAAGAGTTTTCTCAAGCGCAGGATGGGAAAAGTGCGGGGTGAAAAGTGGCCGGTTGCAGATCAGCTTGACCTTGTTGCGGGTGCATTTATCTTAATGCTCCTGTTCGATCCCGGGTGGCTTTTTGCATACATTACCCTACCCATTCTTATCATCATCCTGATCCTAACCATTATTCTTCACCGGGCAGTCAATATTATCGGATATATAATGGGAGTCAAGGAGGTACCATGGTGAATTCTGTAGCAGATCTTCTCATACAGTACAAGGCAATTGAAATAGGAGATTTTACCCTTGCGAGCGGTGCAAAAAGCACCTACTATATTGATGTGAAAACTGCAGTTACGCATCCCGATCTGCTTACGATTATTGCAAAACTTATTGCACAATCGCATGAATTCGAGGTTGTTGCCGGCGTTGCTGTCGGGGGTGTTCCACTTGCGGTTGCAACGGCACTCTCAGCAAAAAAGCCCTATGCGATCATCCGGGCCGCAGAGAAAAGTCATGGAAAGAAAGAGATGATCATCGGGAACGTCCGGAATAAACGGGTCCTCCTGGTTGAAGATGTGACAACCTCCGGCGGGTCCGCGCTGTACGGTATTGAAACCCTTCGCGCAGCAGGGGCGCACGCGGACCGTGTCGTTACTGTTGTAGACCGGGAACAGGGGGCTGAAGCGATGCTCACTAAAAAAGGTATTGAGTTCCTGCCGCTCGTCCGGGTGAGCGAACTGTTAAAAGAGAAGCAATTTTTACCGTAAACGTACATTAGAGATGGATATGAAGATCCTTGTTGTGGGCGGGGGAGGAAGGGAGCATGCAATAGCATCTGCACTCGCCCGCAACCGAAAAACTGTAATATATTCTGTGATGGCAAAGAAAAATCCGGGGATCTCAAAACTCGCAGAAAAGGTCCTGCTCTGCAGGGAAACAGACATACCCCGCATTATAGCCTTCGCACTGGAGAACGGTATCGAATATGCTTTTATCGGTCCCGAAGCCCCGCTTGAGGCCGGTATTGTTGATGCATTGGAAGCTGCCGGTATAGCCTGTGTAGGTCCCTCCAGGGCCGCTGCACGGATTGAGACAGACAAAGGATTCTGCCGCGGGCTGATGGAACAGCACCAGATTGAGGGGTGCCCGAAGTATAGGCTCTGCCAGAACAGCAGCGAAGCGATCGCGTTTATCAATGGCCACGATGGCGATCTGGTCATAAAACCGGTCGGGCTCACCGGAGGAAAGGGCGTAAAGATCATGGGCGAACAGGTGGACCGGGCAGGTGCAATCGCCTATGCAGGGCAGATCAAGGGGGAGATCATTCTCGAAGAGCGTCTTATAGGGGAGGAATTCACGCTTCAGGCCTTTGTCGATGGAATCTCCCTTATACCTATGCCTCTTGTTCAGGATCACAAGCGGGCATTTGACGGGGACACCGGACCTAACACCGGTGGCATGGGTTCGTATACTATGCCTGACCATATGCTGCCCTTTGTAACAAACGCAGATTATAAAAAGGCGTTTAATATTATGCAGGCAACTGTTGAAGCACTGGCGAGAACCGGAACTTCCTATAAAGGCATCCTTTACGGTCAGTTCATGAACACTGCAAAAGGCCCGAAAGTGATAGAATTCAATGCCCGGTTCGGCGATCCCGAAGCAATGAATGTCCTGTCACTGCTCACCTCAGACCTGTCGGAAATCATGGTGAACATTGCACGCGGGACGCTCAGCCCTGCCCATGTCACGTTCGAAAAGAAAGCAACGGTCTGCAAATACCTGGTACCGGAAGGTTATCCCGATGCCCCTCATGCCGGGGACTTGCTCCATGTAGGTGATACAGACGGGGCAATCACCTATTATGCAAATGTCGAAGAACGTGATGGGTCGCTGGTCACCCTGACTTCCCGCACTCTGGCGTTTATAGGAATTGGCTCTACGTTGGAAGATGCCGAACGTATTGCAGAGCATGCAGCAGCATCCGTCAAGGGTTGTGTGAGATACCGGAAAGACATCGGAACAGAGAACTTACTCAGCCAGCGTATCGCACACATGAAGGAGTTACGATGAATAAGGATTTTCTATCAATTCTGGATATCAGCAAAACCGAGCTGGAGCAGATACTATCTGAAGCAAAACATCTCAAGACGTTGAAGAAACAGGGAGTGGTTCACGACGTCCTCCGCGGGAAAAATCTCGCTATGATCTTTGAGAAGTCATCTACCCGGACCCATATCTCGTTTGAAGTGGGTATGAACGAACTGGGTGGCCACGCATTGTTTTTGAATGCCCGGGATATGCAGATCTGGCGGGGCGAGGAGATACGGGACACTGCACGGGCAGCATCCCGTTATGTATCCGGCATAATGATCAGGGCCTATAAACACAGCACCATCGAAGAATTTGCCCGGTTTGCAACCATTCCTGTCATAAATGGTCTCTCTGATCTTGAGCATCCCTGCCAGTTACTTGCAGATATTATGACCATGGAGGAGCATTTCGGCTCAACGCAGGATCTGCGTGTAGCCTGGGTTGGCGATGGGAATAATGTCTGCAATTCACTGATCCTCTCCACGGTACTCACCGGGTATTCTGTTACCGTGGCGACTCCGGATGGGTACGAACCCTCAGCAGATATCGTGACAAAAGCACGCGCACTTGGCGGAAAAGTGAACCTGGTGAAAAGTCCCGAGCAGGCAGTAAAAGATGCACACATCATTGTTACGGATACATGGGTATCTATGGGTGATGACGCAGAACGGGAAGAACGCTTAAAGGTTTTTTCCCCCTATACCGTAGACGCCGGCCTCATGCGACATGCATCACCGGATGCACGGGTGCTGCACTGTCTTCCTGCACACCGGGGCGAGGAGATTGCTGATGAAGTGATGGAAGGCGGCCAGAGTCTGGTGTGGGATGAGGCCGAAAACCGGCTGCATGCACAGAAAGCATTGCTTGTGCGTCTGCTGAAAAAATAAAAAATAACTTTAAAAAAATCGTTTACTTTTCAGCAATGAATTTGTTAAGTTCATCGCGCATATAGGTCTCAACTTTTTGCAAGACCTCAAATTTACCCCGGAATGCGAGCAGATCGCGTTCTTCTCCATCCATATTGGCAAATTTGATCCTCTCTCTTCTGTCAACAACTTCCACGTCGAATTTGTTCGAGATATCCAGGATAATCTTCTGAGGTACACCCGGGGGAATAACGATATCGAATAATTGTTCTTCTTCGGACAAGTCTTTCACCTGATTCACTTTCCTATTTTGATTCGCCGGCTCATAATACATGGGCCCCCACGTACGCCCCCGATCGGGTTTTTGGGCTTTCCCAGCGAGTTCATACAACGGCCCATAAGTGCCGCGCCTCGTGCAAGACCGTCATCTACGAATACGAGGTGATCCCGGGGATCATCATAGAGATTACGTTCTGTGATCCCATCGAGAATATATTCCGGTTTTCTTCCGGAGATTGCTGCCCTGCCGGTAAATCCAATTGAGGAATTCCCTGGAACGAGTTTTTGTTCGACAGCTACGTCTATCAGGCGCAGAGCCATTTTTGCGCAGACCCGGTCAATGACTTCGTTGAGGGTTGCGAGGTTGTGGTTTTTATGGATCTCTTTTCCAATCTCCATCAGTTTATCGAGATCGCTGCTGTTTTCCCCACAGTCACAGCCTATCATGGCAATGCCGGACTCAAGTGCCAGCTTTGCATTGACCGGAACCCTGCCAAACCGGTCTCGTTCTGCTGGTACAATCCGGATGTCTATATGCTCGTGGCACCGGTTTACAAAATCATCGATGACCCTGCGGTTCCCACCGCCAAAGAGCCCTCCGGTAACACTGTGCTCGCCAAAAATATCAAGGGCCGTGCCGGTCCGCTGTTGCACAAGACCGGTTCCCCGGACAATTGCGTCAGGAATCGCGCCGGCAAGCCCGCAGAAGTTACCCACCGTTTTTGCAAACGGATTTGGATCATCTGCGCTCACATCACTGGTAATCCTGCCGTCAAGCGTTGTACCGAAATCCACTGAAACGCAGGGGTTACGGAAATCAACCGGTGTCCATTTTGCACCCTCTTTGATCCCCGCCATTGCCAGTTCGCCCTCCATCTCGTTTGCTACCATCTCCACACCGGTTGAGCCCACCGGGGGAATGACTCCTGCTACCGCCCCGACAAAGACAACCTTGTCTGCAAAACTGAACGGCTGGAGTTTCTGCGGCTGGTTCTCTTTTGACATGGGGGGTGTCATTTTGCGGGGCGGGACCCCTGCGACAAGACAGCCATTTGCGAGTGCAATGACAAAATCGCCAATCTGATCCGGCGACTCCATTTCCGCCACAACCCCGGTACTCCGGACAACGAAATCCAGTTCTTTGAGAATATCGAGATGGGCATCTTTATGGCACTGGATCAGGGTGTCCCGGACGAGTTCGGTTACTGCTTCCCGGGTCAGTTCGGTCCCGTCAAGGGTTGCCCCGAAGATGGTTTCCCCGGGTTTCGGGGGGCGGATGTCGCGGCTCATGCTGACTGTTTTGTGGATAACATAGGACATGCCGGTTTCGAGATTAACGCCAGTCAGGATACATTTTGTTGTTGTGTTTCCCATTTCTACGGAAGCAACAATAAAATAAGGCTTATTCTTGTATTCAGGAAATTGCATGCCTGCGCCGTGAGTTATTGAAGGTGGAGGCGGACTTTCAACGATATAGGGATTTGGTTTTATAAAGCGGGAAAAAAAACCGGCGCACATGGTGATCGAGTCTTCAATGCGTCAATCCTTATAATTTTCTATTTTGGTTCAGGTGTTCGACGCAGCTAGCCAGACACATGATTTCCGGAATTCAGGTACTTGATTGCATTGGACAAAAACCAATAACTGTCTAAAAATATTTTCAATTGACCCGTGTATCACAGTGTATGGAAGATACACTCCAGAGAATAAAAAAAAATTACTTTTTGGATTTTGTGTTCTTTCTTGTTTTTCTGGCATGGACCATGCGTGCCTGGATGCCAAAATACTGGGAGACCCCGATTGCATGGCACTGGTCGAGAGATGTACTGTCAAACGAAACTAAATCCTCTGAATAGATAGCATCCGGTGAGCTGCGCCCGAGTACCCGTACCGCACCCTTGTAAATTTCGAGGTCCACCTTGCCATTCACCCGTTCCTGGGTGGTATCAATAAATGCATTCAGTGCAGCATACAGGGGTTCATATACCAGACCTTTGTAGGCCAGTTCCGACCACTTGTCATCCACCATGCGCTTGAATACCAGTTCCTGCCGGGTGAGGACAAGCGCTTCAAGATCGTGGTGTGCAGTAAGAATTACCGTTGCAGCCGGGTGCTCATAATTCTCCCGGGCTTTAATCCCGAGGATGCGATCCTCAATCAGGTCATTGCGGCCGATCCCGTGTTTTCCTGCAAGGATATTCAGCCGCTGGATCAGGTCATAGCCCTGCATTTTTTTGCCGTTAATGGCAACCGGAATACCGCCTTTAAACTCCAGGGTGATTTTTTCCGGCTTATCCGGTGCATTTACCGGAGAAACCGTCCAGAGATAGATCTCTTCAGGCGGGTGGAATGCGGGATCTTCCAGTTTGCCGCCCTCAATACTCCGGCTCCAGCAGTTTTCATCCATGCTCCATGGTTTATCTTTTTTTACCGGCACCGGAATCTTATGCTTTTTTGCATAATCGATCTCCCAGTCCCGTGTCAGGTTGAGTTCACGGATGGGCGCGACGACTTCGAGACCCGCGCTGCGGATGATAAAGTCAAACCTGAGCTGGTCATTGCCTTTGCCGGTGCATCCATGCCCGATTGCTGTTGCACCTTCTTTGCGGGCAATCTTGACGACTTCCTCTGCGATCAGGGGCCGGGCAAGGGAAGTCCCCATCGGGTAGCCTTCATAGGAGCCATTCGCTTTAATCGCCGGGAAGATATGGTTATTCACAAATGCTTCGCGGGCATCAATGGTGTAATGTTTATCAGCGAGTTTCTTCCCTTTTTGCGTGGCGACATCGATCTCTTCATCCCGCTGCCCAACATTCACGGCAACGGTGATGACACGATCGTAATTATATCGTTCCTTTAACAGGGGGATACAGATGGAGGTGTCAAGCCCTCCGGAATATGCAAGAACAATAGAACCTTTTCCCATAATGAATACACCTTTTTTACTAATCGTAATATAGTGTTTTGATGTTTTTCCCTTATATGTTAAGGGCATAATGTCACGAAAACCTGATGTTCCAGAGAAAAAAATCCCTTTACAGCAGATTCAGAAACTAAAAAAAAGTTGTTCAGGTTTTTACCTGAACCTAGGTATCGTTGGGAATTAGGCCGTTACGTAAATGATTCCTGGTGTTTGAGGCTGGAAGTTAGTCGTGTAATCATACGCGCCTACTTTATCAAAGGTGACTTCGATGGTCTTGCCGTAAGGGATCGAAACCTCTTTCAGGCCATTTAACCATGCTCCGTCAGTGGGATCGGTTGCCAGTACACCATGAGGCCTGAGTGAATCCATGTTTGCCCAGAGAACTTTAGTGCCAACTTTTACATATATCGTTGTATCCGGGGTAATTGTCATATCCTGGTTAAAGGTGATTGTAAATGTTGGCACTGGGGTTGCGGTCGGGGTTACCGTTGGCGCTGCAGTCTTGTTTACAACAACAACTACAATTTCCTTGGTCGGTTCGGCGGTTGGGGGTACTGTGGTTACAACCGTGGTTGGGACTGCAGTCGGTACTGGGGTGGCTACAGGTGCCGCTGGCTGGGATGTGCATCCCGCGAGCAGGATTCCGATGAACAGAATCGCAAGTACAACAAGAAGTTTCTTCATGCATCTTTTTTTGTTATTTCGGTATATAAGGATATTCAATCATTTTGCATGATTATTGCATCTTACCCAACGAGATCTCTGGATCCGGTGTGCTGCGCAAAATCTTAAAAAAGGAAATATTTGCGTTTTTTCGTCGATATTACTTCAGATAATGGCTGATTGGCTCAAGTGTCATTTTCTCGCGCTTGATCGCATCAATGGCCAGTGCAGCTGCACGCGCTGCCTGAAGGGTGGTAATATAGGGTATTGAGTAATCCACTGCCGCACGCATGATCTGGTAATGATCCTCCCGTGACTGGCGGTCCTGTGGGGTGTTGATGATGAGACGTATCTCCCCGTGCCGCATCATATCCAGCACATTGGGAGAACCTTCCTGCACTTTTCTGACCAGATGCGCCTCAATACCCGCATCGTGGAGGTAATCCACCGTCCCTTCAGTGCCGTAGAGGGTGAGCCCGAGATCACGCAGCTGCCGTGCGATTGGTGTTGCCTCTTCTTTCTGCTCGATATTTACCGATATGAATATATTGCCTTTCAGGGGGAGTTCATTGTCGGCAGAGATACAGGCCTTGTAAAAAG comes from Methanomicrobiales archaeon HGW-Methanomicrobiales-1 and encodes:
- a CDS encoding metal-binding protein, coding for MHKEELINLHKMLAEVKEYFEEINPELKFSQYTSLKITPSQQHKSKMEHKYAIFVLGTEIANAMKEVDYTSSSRISARMKELADKTLKEMDDA
- a CDS encoding ornithine cyclodeaminase family protein (catalyzes the interconversion of alanine and pyruvate), whose protein sequence is MQYFTDTEKSIDLREVNQAIETAFADHGRGRVQMPPKVYVTLPEGDFRTMPAYLPSLSLAGVKIVNVHTGNPSRGLPTVMALTVILDIATGEPVAILNATKLTNMRTGAAGAVAAKYLSPKKEIVLGLIGTGRQAEAQYRAISKELDISEIKCWSRNSLHAEKFAQSITDYAARSVSVEKACDCDVLVTTTPSREPVIKSEWVKDGTHINAIGADAPGKQELDPLLLKRGRVFVDDMVQAVHSGEVNVPISRGIFSPEEIAGTLGEVVIGKKQRERPDQITLFDSTGLAIQDLAIAAIAMRNGTVIDLPFL
- a CDS encoding radical SAM protein, with protein sequence MIIKKTRSLCPICNIVVDAEIVEDEGKIWLVSTCKEHGKFRNIYWSDPVMYHRFDKYNAIGTGVANPQHTAPSENCPSSCGLCNNHHSQTLLANIDLTNRCNLDCEFCFANARACGFIYEPDFDEIVKMLVMLRDQKPVPAPAVQFSGGEPTMRNDLAKIIRKAREIGFPQVQIASNGVRLAKEPEYAKELKDAGLNTVYLHFDGVTQKTNPFLAIHLKAVENLKRVKLGIVLVPTVIRGKNDHEIGDIIRFAVDNISVIRGVNFQPVAFTGAASDDDIRKSRITIPEVLADIEEQTQGIIKKDDFYPIPCVLPFSDLVEAYTGKPQVRFTAHPHCGAATYVFVQEAGIIPVNRMVDVESFFESIGQMAETIKKGGTINKYKALLEGVKNMHDSVQKGENGSTAEFWKIIGKTLIGQNFDALREFHWNALFIGTMHFMDRYNYDIERVQRCCIHYATPDGTLIPFCTYNSGPVYREQVWKKYAKKPEE
- a CDS encoding orotate phosphoribosyltransferase; amino-acid sequence: MVNSVADLLIQYKAIEIGDFTLASGAKSTYYIDVKTAVTHPDLLTIIAKLIAQSHEFEVVAGVAVGGVPLAVATALSAKKPYAIIRAAEKSHGKKEMIIGNVRNKRVLLVEDVTTSGGSALYGIETLRAAGAHADRVVTVVDREQGAEAMLTKKGIEFLPLVRVSELLKEKQFLP
- a CDS encoding phosphoribosylamine--glycine ligase; translation: MDMKILVVGGGGREHAIASALARNRKTVIYSVMAKKNPGISKLAEKVLLCRETDIPRIIAFALENGIEYAFIGPEAPLEAGIVDALEAAGIACVGPSRAAARIETDKGFCRGLMEQHQIEGCPKYRLCQNSSEAIAFINGHDGDLVIKPVGLTGGKGVKIMGEQVDRAGAIAYAGQIKGEIILEERLIGEEFTLQAFVDGISLIPMPLVQDHKRAFDGDTGPNTGGMGSYTMPDHMLPFVTNADYKKAFNIMQATVEALARTGTSYKGILYGQFMNTAKGPKVIEFNARFGDPEAMNVLSLLTSDLSEIMVNIARGTLSPAHVTFEKKATVCKYLVPEGYPDAPHAGDLLHVGDTDGAITYYANVEERDGSLVTLTSRTLAFIGIGSTLEDAERIAEHAAASVKGCVRYRKDIGTENLLSQRIAHMKELR
- the argF gene encoding ornithine carbamoyltransferase; the protein is MNKDFLSILDISKTELEQILSEAKHLKTLKKQGVVHDVLRGKNLAMIFEKSSTRTHISFEVGMNELGGHALFLNARDMQIWRGEEIRDTARAASRYVSGIMIRAYKHSTIEEFARFATIPVINGLSDLEHPCQLLADIMTMEEHFGSTQDLRVAWVGDGNNVCNSLILSTVLTGYSVTVATPDGYEPSADIVTKARALGGKVNLVKSPEQAVKDAHIIVTDTWVSMGDDAEREERLKVFSPYTVDAGLMRHASPDARVLHCLPAHRGEEIADEVMEGGQSLVWDEAENRLHAQKALLVRLLKK
- a CDS encoding methanogenesis marker 14 protein, yielding MCAGFFSRFIKPNPYIVESPPPPSITHGAGMQFPEYKNKPYFIVASVEMGNTTTKCILTGVNLETGMSYVIHKTVSMSRDIRPPKPGETIFGATLDGTELTREAVTELVRDTLIQCHKDAHLDILKELDFVVRSTGVVAEMESPDQIGDFVIALANGCLVAGVPPRKMTPPMSKENQPQKLQPFSFADKVVFVGAVAGVIPPVGSTGVEMVANEMEGELAMAGIKEGAKWTPVDFRNPCVSVDFGTTLDGRITSDVSADDPNPFAKTVGNFCGLAGAIPDAIVRGTGLVQQRTGTALDIFGEHSVTGGLFGGGNRRVIDDFVNRCHEHIDIRIVPAERDRFGRVPVNAKLALESGIAMIGCDCGENSSDLDKLMEIGKEIHKNHNLATLNEVIDRVCAKMALRLIDVAVEQKLVPGNSSIGFTGRAAISGRKPEYILDGITERNLYDDPRDHLVFVDDGLARGAALMGRCMNSLGKPKNPIGGVRGGPCIMSRRIKIGK
- a CDS encoding argininosuccinate synthase, with product MGKGSIVLAYSGGLDTSICIPLLKERYNYDRVITVAVNVGQRDEEIDVATQKGKKLADKHYTIDAREAFVNNHIFPAIKANGSYEGYPMGTSLARPLIAEEVVKIARKEGATAIGHGCTGKGNDQLRFDFIIRSAGLEVVAPIRELNLTRDWEIDYAKKHKIPVPVKKDKPWSMDENCWSRSIEGGKLEDPAFHPPEEIYLWTVSPVNAPDKPEKITLEFKGGIPVAINGKKMQGYDLIQRLNILAGKHGIGRNDLIEDRILGIKARENYEHPAATVILTAHHDLEALVLTRQELVFKRMVDDKWSELAYKGLVYEPLYAALNAFIDTTQERVNGKVDLEIYKGAVRVLGRSSPDAIYSEDLVSFDSTSLDQCHAIGVSQYFGIQARMVHARKTRKNTKSKK